The following is a genomic window from Methanobacteriales archaeon HGW-Methanobacteriales-1.
CCTGACTTTGACAGTTAAATAATAATATTGTCCTCAGCATGTTTGTTATTAATGAGATACCAAACAAAACTAAGGACATATGAAATAACCCCGAATGAGAATATATGCTTTCCTATTGGAACCATTCTTGCTGTAAAAAACAAATACGAAAAATTAGACTTTTCAGGAGTTTTTGATAAATACAAAAAGAAAGGTAGAGACCTAAACTCTCTCATCCAGGCTCTATTAAGTTACAAGCTGACAGAAAATTTCAGCATAAGCAAAGCCAGTAAATGGATAAATCGAGGTGATGTTCTTGAAACCTTCAATCTTGAGACCTTCGAAGAAAGGACACTTTTCAGAACACTTGAAACCATTGGCAAGAACAAGGAAGAAATTATTTCAGATATCCAGGACAGATTATTCCAGACATATAATTTCGAGCACACTGATGTCAATCTCGATTGGACAAGTCTGGTTCTGTATGGTGATAAAAGTAAACTGGGAAAACAAGGATATAGTCGAGATCACAGACCCGATAAGAAACAAATAACCGTCGGTATAAGTGAACTTGCAGGTCCGGTCAATATTCCTATTGGAATTACAGTAAACAAAGGGAATCTCAATGATATGAAGCACTTCGCTGATACATATCAACAAATCAGTAATCGGCTCAAACCAGGTTCCCTTATCATTTTTGATAAAGGAGCAAACAGTACAAAAAATATTGACCTCATCCTTGCAGACAAGATGAAATATCTGACATCCAAGAAGCTGAATAAAAGTGATGATAAAAGGATAAAAAAATTCGAT
Proteins encoded in this region:
- a CDS encoding IS1634 family transposase, encoding MRYQTKLRTYEITPNENICFPIGTILAVKNKYEKLDFSGVFDKYKKKGRDLNSLIQALLSYKLTENFSISKASKWINRGDVLETFNLETFEERTLFRTLETIGKNKEEIISDIQDRLFQTYNFEHTDVNLDWTSLVLYGDKSKLGKQGYSRDHRPDKKQITVGISELAGPVNIPIGITVNKGNLNDMKHFADTYQQISNRLKPGSLIIFDKGANSTKNIDLILADKMKYLTSKKLNKSDDKRIKKFDKSKAELVDAEKGVYGIKFVKPNSIDYFYFSEKLQKDQLKSRARKALRKLKEAKEIQKSIDTNKKLPMKFRINNVLIDVSYSYQTKLEELSEDEALKLVEKVIINGREGFFCIKSSEDLTLQQALQTYRKKDSIEKIFNSMKNEIEIKPVRVWSDDSIYGALIIGFLAQLFISLIRYEIKELKNTSTKFIK